In the genome of Streptomyces lydicus, the window CGACGGACGCGGAGGAGCGCTTGTTGTTCTCCGGGTGGTAGGAGAGGTCGAAGAAGCCGACGCCCTCCTCGAAGGGCCGGTCGTTGAAGCCGACGACCTCGGGGACGCCGAGGGCCGTCTTGGTGGCCTCGATCCAGTCGCTGGCGATCTCGTTCTGGTCCTTCTTGGCCACCCGCACGATGTTGTTGCGCAGCTTGCCGAAGTAGGGGTCCATCTGCGCGGCGTTCCAGCCGGTGGCGCCCGCCTCTTCCCACTCGTCCCAGTCGGACGGCAGCGGCTTGAAGGAGATCAGCGTGTTGTGCGAGGAGCACCCGCCGAGGACCTTGGCGCGGCTGTGCAGGATGTGCGAGTTGCCGCGCGGCTGCTCGGTGGTCGTGTACTCGTAGTCCAGGTCACCGCCGAGCAGGCCGAGCCACTTGCGCAGCGTCAGGACGTCCTCACGGTCGATGTCGGTCGGACCGCCCTCGATGACGGCGACGGTGACATCCGGGTCCTCGGTGAGGCGGGAGGCGATGACGGAACCGGCGGTGCCGCCGCCGACAACGACATAGTCATACACAGGCATTGGGGGTGCTCCTTCTTACAACGTGCGTGGTGCGGGTGGTGCTGTGACAGGGGCGGGTGTCAGCCCGCGAACCAGCGCACCGGCTCCGGCCGGAGGTTTTCGTAAATGTGCTTGCTCTCGCGGTACTCGTCCAGACCTGCGGGGCCCAATTCCCTGCCTATGCCGGACTTGCCGAAGCCGCCCCACTCCGCCTGCGGGAGGTAGGGGTGGTAGTCGTTGATCCAGATCGTGCCGTGCCGCAGCCGCGCCGCGACCCGGCGGGCGCGCGCGGTGTCGCCGGAGAACACCGCGCCGGCCAGGCCGTACTCGGTGTCGTTGGCGAGCGCCACGGCCTCGTCCTCGGTGGTGAAGGTCTCGACCGTCAGGATCGGCCCGAAGGTCTCCTCGCGGATCACCTTCATCTCGCGGTGGCAGCCGTCGAGCACGGTCGGCGCGTAGAAGTAGCCGGTGGCCGGGCGGACGTCGGACGGCTCGGGACGGGCGCCGCCGCAGCGCAGCTGGGCACCCTCGGCGAGCGCGGAGGCGACGTACGCCTCGACCTTGTCGAGCTGCTGCTGGGAGACGACCGGGCCGCACTCGACGCCGTCCGCGGTGCCCCGGCCGAGCTTGATCTTCTCGGCGCGGCGGGCGAGCTCGGCGACGAAGCGGTCGCGCACCGACTCCTCGATGATCAGCCGGGCACCGGCCGAGCAGACCTGGCCGCTGTGGATGAAGGCGGCGTTCAGCGCCTGGTCGACGGCGGTGTCGAAACCCTCCTCGGTGGCGCAGGCATCGGCGAACACCACATTGGGGTTCTTGCCGCCCAGCTCCAGCGCGATCTTCTTGGCGCCGGAGACCGCCGCCGCGCCCGCCTTCGTCCCGCTGACCAGGCCGCCGGTGAAGGAGAAGAGGTCGACGTCCGGGTGCTCGGCCAGCCGCTGGCCGACCGGCAGGCCGGCGCCGGTGACGATGTTGGCGACCCCGGCCGGCAGCCCGGCCTCGACCAGCAGCTTGATCAGGTGCACGGTCGACAGCGGGGTGACCTCGCTGGGCTTGATCACAAAAGTGTT includes:
- a CDS encoding aldehyde dehydrogenase family protein translates to MSSIETIHVDGVWLAAASGETREVLDPADATTLQLVSEGGAKDADAAVEAARRAFDNGAGAWPRTAVADRSALLRRVADLLQRDREEIALIESRDTGKTLEEGRVDVDDVTNAFRYFADLVMNESGGRVVDAGSPDVHSIVVHEPVGVCALITPWNYPLLQASWKIAPALAAGNTFVIKPSEVTPLSTVHLIKLLVEAGLPAGVANIVTGAGLPVGQRLAEHPDVDLFSFTGGLVSGTKAGAAAVSGAKKIALELGGKNPNVVFADACATEEGFDTAVDQALNAAFIHSGQVCSAGARLIIEESVRDRFVAELARRAEKIKLGRGTADGVECGPVVSQQQLDKVEAYVASALAEGAQLRCGGARPEPSDVRPATGYFYAPTVLDGCHREMKVIREETFGPILTVETFTTEDEAVALANDTEYGLAGAVFSGDTARARRVAARLRHGTIWINDYHPYLPQAEWGGFGKSGIGRELGPAGLDEYRESKHIYENLRPEPVRWFAG